Proteins encoded within one genomic window of Trichoderma asperellum chromosome 2, complete sequence:
- a CDS encoding uncharacterized protein (BUSCO:EOG092D3HQ3), translating to MAAPTRAATKALRRLPVPRPLLQATAIPVAGAATTPPFAAQAQQPRWHSASASSSVNPNEVSHFNALAAEWWDPHGSSRLLHLMNPLRHDFIRSCLQSSDSAPRVDDHNADGTVTYLDIGCGGGIFAESAARLPSTKHVTAIDPTPSVLSVAKAHARKDPLLAKKLSYKQSSIEQLQVPAEGQGYDIVSLFEVIEHIDDPGAFLDKVRPFVKPGGWLVMSTIARTWISWLTTNLIAEDILRIVPPGTHDWNKYLNEEELRGFLAGKGWDSANVMGVVYVPGLGWKEVKGSEKVGNYFFAVRKV from the coding sequence ATGGCCGCACCGACCCGGGCTGCGACAAAGGCCCTCCGACGCCTGCCTGTGCCTCGCCCGTTGCTGCAGGCCACCGCCATCCCTGTAGCTGGAGCCGCGACGACGCCGCCATTCGCCGCGCAGGCCCAGCAGCCGCGATGGCACTCGGCCTCTGCCTCGTCGTCCGTCAACCCCAATGAGGTCTCGCACTTCAATGCCCTGGCCGCCGAGTGGTGGGATCCTCACGGGTCCTCGCGCCTGCTGCATCTGATGAACCCTCTACGCCACGACTTCATCCGCAGCTGTCTCCAGTCCTCCGACTCGGCGCCTCGGGTCGACGACCACAACGCCGACGGCACCGTCACGTATCTCGACattggctgcggcggcggcatctttGCTGAGAGCGCTGCCCGGCTGCCCTCGACGAAGCACGTCACGGCCATTGACCCCACGCCGTCGGTCCTGAGCGTCGCGAAAGCACACGCCCGCAAGGACCCGTtgctggccaagaagctgtcGTACAAGCAGTCTTCAATAGAGCAGCTCCAAGTCCCAGCAGAGGGACAAGGCTATGATATTGTCTCGCTTTTCGAAGTCATCGAGCACATTGACGACCCCGGCGCCTTTCTTGACAAGGTGCGGCCGTTCGTCAAGCCGGGAGGGTGGCTCGTCATGAGCACGATTGCGCGAACGTGGATCAGCTGGTTGACAACGAACCTGATTGCCGAGGATATTCTGCGCATCGTACCGCCGGGAACGCATGATTGGAATAAATATCTGAATGAGGAGGAGCTTAGGGGGTTCCTGGCCGGCAAGGGCTGGGACAGCGCAAATGTCATGGGCGTTGTGTATGTCCCCGGGCTGGGATGGAAAGAGGTCAAGGGTAGTGAAAAGGTGGGCAACTATTTCTTCGCTGTGCGCAAGGTATAA
- a CDS encoding uncharacterized protein (EggNog:ENOG41), which translates to MSRRLFNRGGRTAAASANASTTTTIISLPDYEPLSFPLSSTARRELIELSNNRGAAPYEAQLKDSIRHLGLSVSDLNERLRRGQDRLATVSERRKEKDTDKTAEEERLEQQMPEFENDVEKLTREAERALRETIDRKAELEDEASVLEDLSTTATTNSIAQTRGAAATQSRRRRANEVSSDEEEGAATDEGNEGDQEPVTSIVDTFRELRAKKRAEYNGLSVHQRYGLNNDYVGFKKLWHEAAAGEDGPPLPDASRWFDSNGEPDMTIPSRDAQNGSFDDDEEVAVSRENISLNCPLTLLPMNEPYRSRKCPHVFEKAAILDYLPLRGELQCPQTGCSQKFSRVRFEDEFYLDEAMKRRIQRWRQAEQNRQDMDDEDDDDPDESLLVGSQRQARGGGGRGVKREAKREIS; encoded by the exons ATGTCCCGCCGTCTATTCAACCGTGGTGGCCGTACGGCTGCTGCATCGGCCAACGCCTCAACCACCACTACTATTATATCCCTGCCTGACTACGAGCCgctttctttccctctaTCCAGCACTGCTCGGCGGGAGCTGATCGAGCTTTCAAACAATCGCGGCGCTGCACCTTATGAGGCTCAGTTAAAGGACTCTATCCGCCATCTTGGCCTCAGCGTGAGCGATCTGAACGAACGTCTGCGCAGAGGCCAAGATCGACTGGCTACAGTCTCCGAGCGCCGAAAAGAGAAGGACACGGACAAGACAGCCGAAGAGGAACGCCTCGAACAGCAGATGCCCGAGTTCGAAAACGACGTCGAAAAGTTAACACGCGAAGCAGAGCGTGCGCTCAGAGAGACCATCGATCGAAAAGCCGAGTTGGAAGACGAGGCTTCCGTCTTGGAGGACCTGAGTACCACTGCGACGACAAATTCAATAGCTCAAACAAGAGGTGCGGCTGCGACACAGAGCCGACGAAGACGGGCCAATGAAGTCAgcagcgatgaagaagaaggcgccgCCACCGATGAAGGCAATGAAGGCGACCAGGAGCCTGTGACCAGCATCGTCGATACCTTTCGTGAGCTCCgtgcgaagaagagggcggAATATAACGGCCTCAGCGTCCACCAGCGCTACGGCCTCAATAATGACTATGTCGGCTTCAAGAAGCTGTGGCACGAAGCTGCGGCGGGCGAAGACGGCCCTCCCTTGCCAGATGCTTCACGATGGTTCGACTCCAACGGCGAGCCCGACATGACAATCCCCAGCCGTGATGCACAAAACGGTTCttttgacgatgacgaagaagtgGCTGTCTCGCGAGAGAACATTAGTCTCAACTGTCCCTTGACTCTCCTCCCCATGAATGAGCCTTACAGGAGCCGCAAGTGCCCACACGTATTTGAGAAAGCTGCCATTTTGGATTACTTGCCTCTCCGCGGCGAGCTTCAGTGTCCCCAAACGGGCTGTTCTCAG aaattttctCGGGTTCGCTTTGAAGACGAGTTCTACTTAGACGAAGCtatgaagaggagaattCAGCGCTGGAGGCAAGCTGAGCAAAATCGCCAGGAtatggacgacgaagatgatgatgatcctGACGAGTCCCTTCTTGTGGGCAGCCAACGACAGGCAAGAGGAGGTGGGGGTAGAGGAGTCAAGAGAGAGGCGAAGCGGGAAATCTCATGA